One Spinacia oleracea cultivar Varoflay chromosome 4, BTI_SOV_V1, whole genome shotgun sequence DNA segment encodes these proteins:
- the LOC110797232 gene encoding uncharacterized protein has product MELPRKPTFQPIQPNNVSDSAELQFCFVPVPPNRRKPLQKAWKTQIYEPIRNEMKIDIRMNLVAKRVELKTMINTPDISNLYKCSSYVQAFMLCFEPEQVREAFFRYDNLDMSSLDIQDVKRTLKGDHLIRAIGRICGKSGKIKFMIENATKTRIVFAGNKIHFVGTHDGIKIAKDCVCRVIMGSPAAKIASRLRTITARASERF; this is encoded by the coding sequence ATGGAATTACCAAGAAAGCCAACCTTTCAGCCTATTCAACCCAACAATGTGTCAGACAGTGCTGAACTTCAATTCTGCTTCGTCCCCGTCCCACCAAACCGTCGCAAACCACTCCAAAAAGCCTGGAAAACCCAGATTTACGAACCCATTCGCAACGAGATGAAGATCGACATCCGCATGAATCTCGTTGCAAAGCGTGTTGAACTCAAAACCATGATTAACACCCCCGATATTAGCAACCTTTACAAGTGTTCTTCCTATGTTCAAGCAttcatgctttgctttgaaccAGAGCAAGTAAGAGAGGCCTTTTTCAGGTACGATAATCTGGATATGTCTTCACTTGATATACAAGATGTGAAACGCACACTAAAAGGGGATCATTTGATTCGTGCGATTGGGAGGATATGTGGGAAATCTGGGAAGATTAAATTCATGATTGAGAATGCTACTAAAACTAGGATTGTTTTTGCTGGTAATAAGATTCATTTTGTTGGTACACATGATGGGATTAAGATTGCGAAGGATTGTGTTTGCCGAGTTATTATGGGTTCCCCTGCTGCTAAAATTGCTTCTAGGCTTAGGACCATTACAGCTCGAGCTTCTGAACGATTCTAA
- the LOC110797228 gene encoding uncharacterized protein, with protein sequence MENLIFFLSLPEKECCNLKDLVQLGDGNILALPILVGSCDGLVCLCDKDKNDSKLSLWNPAIDAYREITNPGKVPNVLAYGFGYASSIDDSKIAASFGTPGEKFRGFFVFSVGGMKWKTIVGRFHRRYLPLAVTLDDKALFIDGILYWPPTGYTSRGKAKHMIGFDLNSEKFEEFPWIDDINMYSKVDLFRFKGCLTFRGRDWKNFDVWDFWMLKKVDGSSSWEKLFSVDLTNVSFFCFSETDDKCLVWHFEQFKLIDPCKEALECFRGDVNFCHIAESRDYVESLVSPFVTTNFDEEVNSNETSDSSEDLIMDDKLLQNKRVTVSQAKESDNDEDDDGNESDFEVEYTNLWTMDHCAPKKHMCISKRT encoded by the exons ATGgagaatttgattttttttctatcaTTACCCGAAAAAGAATGCTGTAATTTGAAAGATTTAGTTCAATTAGGGGATGGAAACATTTTAGCTCTCCCTATATTAGTTGGTTCTTGTGATGGACTCGTATGTCTGTGTGATAAGGACAAGAATGATAGTAAACTTAGTTTGTGGAACCCTGCTATAGATGCGTATCGCGAGATTACTAATCCGGGTAAAGTTCCCAATGTTTTAGCTTATGGTTTTGGTTATGCTTCTTCGATTGATGATTCTAAGATTGCCGCTTCATTTGGTACGCCTGGTGAGAAGTTTCGAggtttttttgtgttttccgTAGGTGGTATGAAATGGAAAACAATTGTTGGTAGATTCCACAGGCGTTACCTTCCACTTGCTGTGACATTGGATGACAAAGCACTGTTTATTGATGGAATTCTATACTGGCCTCCTACTGGATATACTAGCCGCGGTAAAGCCAAACACATGATTGGATTTGACTTAAACAGTGAGAAATTTGAAGAATTTCCATGGATAGATGATATAAATATGTACAGTAAGGTGGATTTGTTTCGGTTTAAAGGGTGTTTGACATTTCGTGGTCGTGATTGGAAGAATTTCGATGTTTGGGACTTTTGGATGTTGAAGAAAGTTGATGGTTCAAGTAGTTGGGAGAAATTGTTCAGTGTTGATCTTACAAATGTCTCCTTTTTTTGTTTCTCTGAGACGGATGATAAGTGTTTGGTGTGGCATTTTGAGCAGTTCAAGCTAATTGACCCGTGTAAGGAAGCTCTGGAGTGTTTCCGAGGAGATGTTAATTTTTGTCACATTGCAGAATCAAGGGATTACGTAGAGAGTCTTGTTTCGCCTTTTGTAACAACCAATTTCGATGAGGAGGTCAATAGCAACGAG ACGTCTGATAGTTCTGAAGATCTGATCATGGACGATAAGCTTCTCCAGAACAAAAG GGTTACAGTGTCTCAGGCAAAGGAATCTGATAatgatgaggatgatgatggCAATGAGAGTGATTTTGAGGTGGAGTATACCAATCtgtggactatggaccattGTGCACCGAAAAaacatatgtgcataagcaaaagaacatga
- the LOC110797230 gene encoding F-box/kelch-repeat protein At3g23880, which yields MVDLGIEDDDSSLKNSKTDLPQTLTLNLPDHILIEEILARLPVKSLIRFKSVCKYWLSIISSRKFAKSHLKFSSLRPQFLFLSYTPYFCGKGDELSFLSIPCKELCTRNDVVELECGYIDNFPVLVGSCDGLVCLCDKDEYAGVLCLWNPATDECREIANPENIPNVIAYGFGSVSSTDDYKIAASFGSRSEKFRGFFVFSVLGRKWKRIVGKFDGQYLSLAVTLEGEALFIDGTLYWPPRCIERFNRTKANHIIGFNLEREKFEEFPWIDDLHRYREVKLFRFKGCLTFRGCNWKNTRDIWDFWMLKKPGGSSTWEKLFTVDLTNVAFLSFSVTDKCLVRYSRRFKLIDPCKEALERVRGKDDFAEDAETRDYVESLVSTFVTTKFDEEESDYEDEDGYDCDCNCDCDCDCDCDCDCDCDCDGDGDGDGDGGGGGDGGGDGDGDGDDDDGDGDGDDDGGNGSDFEDDDGIDNDVEDVVGNECDPKDDNEANIYWVSSSDYDKDSDEYKYAIPSKDDDDDDDDEDDDEDDEDDGF from the exons ATGGTTGATTTGGGAATTGAAGATGACGATAGTAGCTTGAAGAACAGCAAGACCGATTTGCcgcaaaccctaaccctaaatcttCCCGACCACATCCTAATTGAAGAAATTCTGGCACGACTCCCGGTAAAATCCTTAATTCGGTTCAAATCTGTTTGTAAGTATTGGTTATCTATCATTTCTTCCCGCAAATTCGCAAAATCCCACCTGAAATTCTCTTCGTTGCGCCctcaatttctttttctttcttataCTCCCTATTTTTGCGGGAAGGGGGATGAATTGTCTTTTCTCTCAATACCCTGTAAAGAATTATGTACTAGGAATGATGTAGTTGAATTAGAGTGTGGATATATTGATAATTTCCCTGTACTAGTTGGTTCTTGTGACGGACTCGTGTGTTTGTGTGATAAAGACGAGTATGCTGGTGTATTATGTCTATGGAATCCTGCTACAGATGAATGTCGTGAGATTGCTAATCCCGAAAATATTCCCAATGTTATTGCTTATGGTTTTGGTTCTGTTTCTTCCACTGATGATTATAAGATTGCAGCTTCATTTGGGTCGCGTAGTGAGAAATTTCGTGGTTTTTTCGTGTTTTCTGTACTTGGTAGGAAATGGAAAAGAATTGTTGGTAAATTTGATGGGCAGTATCTTTCTCTTGCCGTGACATTAGAGGGCGAAGCACTGTTTATTGATGGAACTCTCTACTGGCCACCCAGATGTATAGAGCGTTTTAACCGAACTAAGGCCAACCACATTATTGGCTTTAACTTAGAAAGGGAGAAATTTGAAGAATTCCCATGGATAGATGATTTACATAGGTACAGAGAGGTGAAATTGTTTCGATTTAAAGGGTGTTTGACATTCCGCGGTTGTAATTGGAAGAATACCCGTGATATTTGGGACTTTTGGATGTTGAAGAAACCTGGTGGCTCGAGTACTTGGGAGAAATTGTTCACTGTTGATCTTACAAATGTCGCCTTTTTGAGTTTCTCTGTAACAGATAAGTGTTTGGTGCGATATTCTAGGAGGTTCAAGTTAATTGACCCGTGTAAGGAAGCTCTGGAACGTGTCCGTGGAAAGGACGATTTTGCTGAAGACGCAGAAACAAGGGATTACGTTGAGAGTCTTGTTTCTACTTTTGTTACAACCAAGTTCGACGAGGAG GAATCTGATTATGAAGACGAGGATGGCTATGACTGTGATTGTAACTGTGACTGTGACTGTGACTGTGACTGTGACTGTGACTGTGACTGTGActgtgatggtgatggtgatggtgatggtgatggtggtggtggtggtgatggtggtggtgatggtgatggtgatggtgatgatgatgatggtgatggtgatggtgatgatgatggagGCAATGGGAGTGATTTTGAGGATGATGATGGCATTGATAATGATGTTGAAGACGTTGTTGGCAATGAATGTGATCCCAAGGATGATAATGAGGCCAACATTTATTGGGTAAGTTCTTCGGATTATGATAAAGACAGCGATGAGTACAAGTATGCTATTCCATCCAaagacgatgatgatgatgatgatgatgaggatgatgatgaggatgatGAGGATGATGGATTCTAG
- the LOC110797243 gene encoding protein bfr2 isoform X2 encodes MARLVGRNCSHLILQMSPFFRFSETDKCLVRQFEQFKLIDPSKEALELVRGDSDNSQKEVTMEYTESLVSPFFTTKTAKQPIVDNKLLQNKRVLPVSREKDSDYEDEDDYDDDCDDDDDDDDGDESDFEEEEEDGNASDFEEAHGNESDSEDNGKVKTYWLSSDDDDKDSDYFKYALSNDEDEGDDEDEEDEDGF; translated from the exons ATGGCTCGATTAGTTGGGAGAAATTGTTCACATTTGATCTTACAAATGTCTCCTTTTTTTCGTTTCTCTGAGACAGACAAGTGTTTGGTGCGACAGTTTGAGCAGTTCAAGTTAATTGACCCATCTAAGGAAGCTTTGGAACTTGTCCGAGGAGATTCCGATAATTCTCAGAAGGAAGTAACAATGGAATATACTGAGAGTCTTGTTTCACCTTTTTTTACAACGAAG ACTGCTAAACAACCAATCGTGGACAATAAGCTTCTCCAAAATAAACG AGTTCTTCCTGTGTCTCGGGAAAAGGACTCTGATTATGAAGACGAGGATGACTATGATGATGATtgcgatgatgatgatgatgatgatgatggtgatgagaGTGATttcgaggaggaggaggaggatggcAATGCTAGTGATTTCGAGGAGGCGCATGGCAATGAGAGTGATTCTGAGGACAATGGCAAAGTCAAAACTTATTGGTTAAGTTCAGATGATGATGATAAAGACAGCGATTATTTTAAGTATGCGCTATCCAATGATGAGGACGAAGGTGATGATGaggatgaagaagatgaagatggATTCTAG
- the LOC110797243 gene encoding uncharacterized protein isoform X3: MARLVGRNCSHLILQMSPFFRFSETDKCLVRQFEQFKLIDPSKEALELVRGDSDNSQKEVTMEYTESLVSPFFTTKVKNFEVWSNYFSFCWGCNIRLLNNQSWTISFSKINEFFLCLGKRTLIMKTRMTMMMIAMMMMMMMMVMRVISRRRRRMAMLVISRRRMAMRVILRTMAKSKLIG; this comes from the exons ATGGCTCGATTAGTTGGGAGAAATTGTTCACATTTGATCTTACAAATGTCTCCTTTTTTTCGTTTCTCTGAGACAGACAAGTGTTTGGTGCGACAGTTTGAGCAGTTCAAGTTAATTGACCCATCTAAGGAAGCTTTGGAACTTGTCCGAGGAGATTCCGATAATTCTCAGAAGGAAGTAACAATGGAATATACTGAGAGTCTTGTTTCACCTTTTTTTACAACGAAGGTGAAAAACTTTGAG GTATGGTCTAactatttctctttttgttGGGGGTGTAACATTAGACTGCTAAACAACCAATCGTGGACAATAAGCTTCTCCAAAATAAACG AGTTCTTCCTGTGTCTCGGGAAAAGGACTCTGATTATGAAGACGAGGATGACTATGATGATGATtgcgatgatgatgatgatgatgatgatggtgatgagaGTGATttcgaggaggaggaggaggatggcAATGCTAGTGATTTCGAGGAGGCGCATGGCAATGAGAGTGATTCTGAGGACAATGGCAAAGTCAAAACTTATTGGTTAA
- the LOC110797243 gene encoding uncharacterized protein isoform X1 produces the protein MARLVGRNCSHLILQMSPFFRFSETDKCLVRQFEQFKLIDPSKEALELVRGDSDNSQKEVTMEYTESLVSPFFTTKVKNFETAKQPIVDNKLLQNKRVLPVSREKDSDYEDEDDYDDDCDDDDDDDDGDESDFEEEEEDGNASDFEEAHGNESDSEDNGKVKTYWLSSDDDDKDSDYFKYALSNDEDEGDDEDEEDEDGF, from the exons ATGGCTCGATTAGTTGGGAGAAATTGTTCACATTTGATCTTACAAATGTCTCCTTTTTTTCGTTTCTCTGAGACAGACAAGTGTTTGGTGCGACAGTTTGAGCAGTTCAAGTTAATTGACCCATCTAAGGAAGCTTTGGAACTTGTCCGAGGAGATTCCGATAATTCTCAGAAGGAAGTAACAATGGAATATACTGAGAGTCTTGTTTCACCTTTTTTTACAACGAAGGTGAAAAACTTTGAG ACTGCTAAACAACCAATCGTGGACAATAAGCTTCTCCAAAATAAACG AGTTCTTCCTGTGTCTCGGGAAAAGGACTCTGATTATGAAGACGAGGATGACTATGATGATGATtgcgatgatgatgatgatgatgatgatggtgatgagaGTGATttcgaggaggaggaggaggatggcAATGCTAGTGATTTCGAGGAGGCGCATGGCAATGAGAGTGATTCTGAGGACAATGGCAAAGTCAAAACTTATTGGTTAAGTTCAGATGATGATGATAAAGACAGCGATTATTTTAAGTATGCGCTATCCAATGATGAGGACGAAGGTGATGATGaggatgaagaagatgaagatggATTCTAG
- the LOC110797246 gene encoding putative pentatricopeptide repeat-containing protein At1g12700, mitochondrial isoform X1 yields the protein MHSIGILANCYCHFGRVDFGFSLLGKRLKLGYFLDSVIFNTLINGYIHCDKLPQAAILLDQIVKLGFQPTIVTFGAMVKGLCKIGDNAAALRLLTKMRSGGHCKPNLVIYSTIIDSLCKDRLLKEGLDLFSTMKTQGIKPNVVTYTSLVRGFYNSGCPDQAKHLLTEMLENNITPDVNTYSMLVDMFCKDGDVDEAQVILQLMIERGVTPNIITYNALLDGYCLRGQIKDAKKLIDIMHQKGCEPNRVSFTTMVNGYCKVRNTDKALKIFHEMFQKGMTPDVVTYTTLIDGLCKASRLPLALNLFKEMQTHGVIPNVVTYSSLVDGLCRNAGLGEAVAILKDMEDKGVKPNTVTYNIIIDSLCEVGQLEDAAKFFSELISKGLQPDCKTYGILIKGFCKKGLMDEAIQLLRKMEEDSCSADDCVYNVIIRGYIHNDDLPNALHYSDVMVSNGFEADAHTFSLFVGLMCSGNLSESSKDLLQKFLE from the coding sequence ATGCATTCCATTGGTATTCTGGCCAATTGTTACTGTCATTTTGGCCGGGTCGATTTCGGCTTCTCCCTTCTTGGTAAAAGGCTTAAGCTGGGCTATTTCCTTGATTCTGTTATCTTTAACACTTTAATCAATGGCTACATCCACTGTGATAAGCTACCTCAAGCTGCTATTTTGTTGGATCAAATTGTCAAGCTTGGTTTCCAACCCACTATTGTTACATTTGGTGCTATGGTCAAAGGCCTTTGTAAGATTGGTGATAATGCCGCTGCGCTCAGATTGCTCACCAAAATGCGATCTGGAGGTCATTGTAAGCCTAACCTTGTCATATATAGCACTATTATTGATAGTCTCTGTAAGGATAGGTTATTAAAAGAGGGTCTGGACCTGTTCTCTACTATGAAAACTCAGGGTATCAAACCTAATGTTGTCACTTATACCTCCCTTGTTCGAGGCTTCTACAATTCCGGCTGTCCGGATCAGGCTAAACACTTGTTGACTGAGATGTTAGAGAACAACATAACACCAGATGTTAACACCTACAGCATGTTGGTTGACATGTTTTGTAAAGATGGCGATGTTGATGAAGCACAAGTTATTCTACAACTTATGATCGAAAGAGGTGTTACTCCCAACATCATTACTTACAATGCTTTACTTGATGGTTATTGTTTGCGTGGTCAGATAAAAGATGCGAAAAAGCTAATTGATATCATGCACCAAAAGGGTTGTGAGCCTAATCGTGTGAGTTTCACTACTATGGTCAATGGATACTGTAAAGTTAGAAACACTGACAAGGCCCTCAAGATATTCCACGAAATGTTTCAGAAAGGGATGACACCTGATGTCGTTACCTACACCACTCTTATTGATGGACTGTGCAAAGCAAGTAGACTCCCACTTGCACTCAATCTATTCAAGGAAATGCAAACTCACGGAGTTATTCCAAATGTTGTCACATATAGTTCATTGGTTGATGGACTATGCAGAAATGCAGGGCTTGGCGAGGCAGTAGCAATCCTCAAAGACATGGAAGATAAAGGCGTTAAGCCTAATACTGTCACTTACAATATTATAATAGACAGCTTGTGTGAGGTTGGGCAGCTTGAAGATGCAGCAAAGTTCTTCTCGGAACTTATATCCAAGGGTCTACAACCTGATTGTAAAACATACGGTATATTGATTAAAGGCTTTTGTAAGAAAGGACTCATGGATGAAGCTATTCAATTGTTGAGGAAAATGGAGGAAGACAGTTGCTCCGCTGATGATTGTGTCTATAATGTCATCATTAGAGGATACATTCATAATGATGACTTGCCAAATGCATTACACTATAGTGATGTTATGGTTAGCAATGGGTTTGAAGCTGATGCTCACACTTTCTCATTGTTTGTTGGCCTCATGTGTTCCGGTAACTTAAGTGAATCATCTAAAGACTTGCTGCAGAAGTTTCTTGAATAA